One genomic region from Flavobacteriales bacterium encodes:
- a CDS encoding class I SAM-dependent RNA methyltransferase — KEFGDFLKQRCTGCTAFIYVSDRKLLKKVGLKPQWKNDLNNGGLEGVLGKIDLY; from the coding sequence AAAGAATTTGGTGACTTTTTAAAGCAACGCTGCACAGGTTGTACGGCATTTATTTATGTGAGTGATCGTAAGCTACTCAAAAAGGTTGGATTAAAGCCTCAATGGAAAAATGATCTAAATAACGGTGGACTCGAAGGTGTATTAGGTAAAATTGATCTGTATTAG